One region of Daphnia pulicaria isolate SC F1-1A chromosome 7, SC_F0-13Bv2, whole genome shotgun sequence genomic DNA includes:
- the LOC124349365 gene encoding mucin-19-like isoform X5 — protein sequence MIRREGGVGGGTGRGTTLAALVALMLLAGLTHYTVTAAPWESEPESGCYYMFQHYSEGDRIITNEPCLNCTCHDSMLMCFLKVCPFAKPIGQDCQIEKRPDQCCPIITCPELPVPIMSMNMTLPGMGSISGGGGGGVSTAVTTTFRPPQTVVTPSGSVNLADTEGCLIDGQFYGDGAQVPSDPAKPCDLCYCIRNHTACVMQECVLQVEGCSPVLLDGVCCPVRYDCDATNLTSSTTPIPSGGQFGCVLDGQSYSDGDFVPSSNPCDYCYCMHGDIVCAVQDCAHPLEFFSNTCKQVPKTSPTQCCPTYECGAPPAVPVLPTLPGLEEEVTTLSSATESGVQEGSAASSTQGSTTSASEGSTTSAAEGSSTTSATDGSSAAAPEEGSSTPAVAEENTEEIGSSSAATAAPPTIPEEVKTTPLDSSNEGTEAPAVSFETTSSASSSSAQPEGGDLVTDGISSSSSSTSEPETETDEGSGSSTDAGSVSSVSSESSESTPSTTEKPSQVVPADATPVPEIQPSTPSAEESTDASVSAVSPAVTPAVTEGEIVQPATTLSPESELTDGNDFNVVVISSQKPSVPATTPSSESHVTESETSTNAGNVPDATTASPAIHLSSTSASPSDSQTDDSASSTDASVPAVSSTSESQATESGSSTDADDVDTTASSVTTGVPAGIEGQSTTTVSPTESEDDEKEPSSTDTSIPAVSIPSEAQTTDADVVDTTTFSTTTWFPTGTGQFQHSSTTSEAQTTDADVVDTTTFSSTTWFPTGTGHFHHTSTTVASTEAEDQTDSSSTDASATSDVTSTPSSLDITSGITSEPLVTESAVTSSPSTDAEGSDEVTGKPEEVETPEGTEKPDETDNVTESEVSSSSASSADVSAPSGEISTDASPTSSESSSDASPTSSESSTDASPGSGELSTDAGPTSSESSTDASPVSSESSTDTGPVSSGSSTDASPVSSEASTDASPVSSESLTDSAQTSSESSTDASPVSGEPSTDSSPTSSESSTDASPVSGEPSTDAGPVSSESSTDASSVSSESLTDSAQTSSESSTDASPVSSGSSTDASPVSSESLTDSAQTSSESSTDASPVSSGSSTDASPVSSESSTDADPTSSESSTDSEVATEDSSDSQSPSSTQGSTVSSSSASTPEVEEPSSTTDSDESEASTSSVTEAPANHHTVPEIAASTLETEAPSTGDETFTTPSSDISSIPGEGSCLLNNVTYSNGADVPVPSPCQQSCSCESSIIRCVIVECEEKPNHMPNCRPVFSPDKCCPMFECDDEEDLVTTVIPESSSSSSATDSSGSQVDSATEGASSAEEGSGQEVTDEPASGSLKPSTESGSPSTEDDSTDLPSASTTAEPVAVTDAALVSSSAGSVDVATSTTSSPAVTESETESSEDGSSTDLTPVSSTDGTGSSSSAGSDSSSKPEPVATEATPAESTEAPEVQTDKPEESSTEESSASVDPAATTQSSEIPSGSQVSVEPTSAPGTGSPSSSEAAGSVSTDSPSTELVSSTETSEEEIQTEPPVTASPTIELSGPSTGSPTSGESDASAQTPSSTSAPESTETISETGGDSGSTESSTDESVVSVSTSQAGSLVTSSPDTETSTGSEGSSSSAEPATETSEVSGSVSESGAGSSTTESSAGVDTGAFTTSEPSGTEVSSAGESEGSTETSQSSTAGTQPETTPESAAPLETTSAPSAVSTESPSAATDSGVIPDEATSTREPSTTTTEGISVGSETEAPSTAHPGSSTADPSTTLGSIVGSEATGSLPTATEDSQASVTGVESDVSSTSQSSSGSTEPSTSSGDAGASPEPTVDVGDVSSTSSESAGVTDPTDILISDSSKPPRPTLSVGSSGPTVAPNLPTEASSAATEAPSSFTTGAETGSQAPSDLVTTSPASSEPITTSAVPSELVTTSPASSEPVTTSAAPSEPVTTSPASSEPITTSAAPSDPITTSPASSEPVTTSAAPSEPVTTSPASSEPVTTSAAPSDPVTTSSAPSEPVSTSAAPSVESSPTVSEIPLSTSSVDSSNLELSSPETSPATPEEVEEPEIAPGACLFDGKVYVSAQQIPRDDHCDFCFCFRGDIICLQQSCPPPIPGCLEETITGFCCPRYECPVRQVTHNVTWHSADHRNNNPTGPGGLASIPQGFNVEFSDSVQDGDQVEVEGCEIKGDFYRFGELVGPASGPCLECRCGKGGMMECDPRECQPEPTLRKVMALAATRRRRHVDADGLVWIGGKPRRH from the exons CTCCATGGGAATCGGAACCGGAATCAG GATGTTACTACATGTTCCAGCACTACAGCGAAGGTGACCGTATCATCACCAACGAGCCTTGCCTCAACTGCACCTGTCACGACTCGATGCTCATGTGCTTCCTCAAGGTCTGCCCGTTCGCCAAGCCCATCGGCCAGGACTGCCAGATCGAAAAGCGGCCCGATCAGTGCTGCCCCATCATTACCTGCCCAGAAC TTCCGGTGCCCATTATGAGCATGAACATGACCTTGCCGGGAATGGGCAGCATctccggcggcggcggcggcggcgtctcAACGGCCGTGACGACGACATTTCGACCTCCGCAAACGGTGGTGACGCCATCCGGAAGCGTCAACCTGGCCGACACGGAGGGCTGTCTGATTGACGGGCAATTTTACGGTGACGGAGCCCAGGTCCCATCCGATCCGGCCAAGCCCTGCGACCTCTGCTACTGCATCCGCAACCACACGGCCTGCGTCATGCAGGAGTGCGTCCTCCAGGTTGAAGGCTGCTCGCCCGTCTTGCTGGACGGCGTCTGCTGCCCGGTCCGCTACGACTGCGACGCCACCAACTTGACCAGCTCGACGACGCCCATCCCCAGCGGCGGACAGTTTGGCTGCGTACTAGACGGCCAGTCGTACAGCGACGGCGACTTTGTCCCGTCCAGCAACCCCTGCGACTATTGCTACTGCATGCACGGAGACATCGTTTGCGCCGTCCAGGATTGCGCCCATCCGCTGGAATTCTTCTCCAACACGTGCAAGCAGGTGCCCAAGACCAGCCCGACTCAATGTTGCCCGACTTACGAGTGCGGAGCCCCACCGGCCGTCCCGGTCTTGCCCACTCTGCCCGGATTGGAGGAGGAAGTGACCACTTTGTCTTCCGCCACGGAGAGCGGAGTTCAAGAGGGTTCGGCCGCATCCAGCACTCAGGGTTCAACCACATCCGCCTCAGAAGGTTCAACTACATCCGCCGCAGAAGGTTCATCAACCACATCCGCCACTGACGGTTCTAGCGCTGCAGCTCCCGAAGAAGGGTCATCCACTCCAGCGGTGGCTGAAGAAAATACGGAAGAAATCGGCTCATCCAGCGCTGCCACTGCGGCTCCGCCGACCATTCCGGAAGAAGTGAAAACCACACCGTTGGACAGCAGCAACGAAGGCACTGAGGCACCGGCCGTTTCATTCGAGACTACCTCTTCCGCTTCCAGCTCATCCGCTCAACCGGAAGGAGGAGACTTGGTCACCGATGGAATTAGCTCCTCATCGTCTTCCACTTCCGAACCCGAAACTGAAACTGACGAAGGTTCTGGTAGCTCAACTGATGCCGGAAGCGTTTCTTCCGTCTCGTCGGAATCTTCTGAATCGACGCCATCCACAACTGAAAAGCCCAGCCAAGTCGTTCCGGCCGATGCCACTCCCGTACCTGAAATTCAGCCGTCGACTCCATCCGCAGAGGAATCCACCGACGCTTCCGTCTCGGCCGTTTCCCCGGCAGTTACTCCGGCCGTCACCGAAGGCGAAATCGTCCAACCAGCCACTACGCTCTCGCCGGAATCGGAGCTGACCGACGGTAACGACTTCAACGTGGTCGTCATCTCCTCGCAGAAACCTTCCGTTCCGGCCACCACGCCCTCATCCGAATCTCACGTGACGGAATCCGAAACTTCCACGAATGCCGGAAATGTTCCGGACGCAACCACCGCCTCCCCTGCCATCCATTTGTCATCCACTTCGGCCTCGCCCAGTGACAGCCAAACCGACGACTCGGCATCCAGCACGGATGCTTCCGTTCCGGCCGTCTCGTCGACCTCCGAATCTCAGGCCACGGAATCTGGATCTTCCACCGATGCGGATGATGTTGACACCACGGCTTCCTCTGTTACCACTGGAGTTCCCGCCGGAATTGAGGGCCAGTCAACGACTACGGTTTCACCCACAGAAAGCGAAGATGATGAGAAGGAACCGTCCAGTACCGACACTTCCATTCCGGCCGTTTCAATCCCTTCCGAAGCCCAGACCACTGATGCGGATGTTGTTGACACAACGACGTTCTCGACTACCACGTGGTTCCCCACCGGAACTGGCCAATTCCAACATTCGTCGACCACTTCCGAAGCTCAGACCACCGATGCGGATGTTGTTGATACGACAACTTTCTCGTCGACCACTTGGTTCCCCACCGGAACTGGCCACTTCCACCATACATCGACTACGGTTGCATCCACAGAAGCTGAAGATCAAACGGATTCTTCCAGCACGGACGCTTCCGCTACCTCGGATGTAACTTCAACCCCTTCTTCGCTAGATATCACATCCGGAATCACATCTGAGCCCCTTGTCACCGAGTCCGCCGTCACCAGCTCACCGTCCACCGATGCCGAAGGAAGTGACGAAGTAACCGGAAAACCGGAAGAAGTTGAAACACCGGAAGGAACCGAGAAACCAGATGAAACCGATAACGTCACTGAATCCGAAGTATCATCTTCTTCCGCTTCTTCCGCTGATGTCAGCGCTCCATCCGGCGAAATTTCGACTGACGCCAGCCCAACATCCAGTGAATCGTCGTCCGACGCAAGTCCGACATCCAGCGAATCCTCGACTGATGCCAGCCCAGGATCTGGTGAACTCTCGACCGACGCCGGACCAACATCCAGCGAATCATCAACTGACGCCAGTCCAGTATCCAGTGAATCCTCGACTGACACCGGCCCAGTATCCAGCGGATCTTCAACCGACGCCAGCCCAGTATCCAGCGAAGCTTCGACTGACGCTAGCCCAGTATCCAGCGAATCCTTGACAGACTCCGCCCAAACATCCAGTGAATCCTCGACGGACGCTAGTCCAGTATCTGGTGAACCCTCGACTGACTCCAGCCCAACATCCAGCGAATCATCAACTGACGCCAGCCCAGTATCCGGGGAACCATCAACTGACGCCGGCCCAGTATCCAGCGAATCCTCGACGGACGCTAGTTCAGTATCCAGTGAATCCTTGACAGACTCCGCCCAAACATCCAGCGAATCCTCAACGGATGCCAGTCCAGTATCCAGCGGATCTTCAACCGACGCCAGTCCAGTATCCAGTGAATCCTTGACAGACTCCGCCCAAACATCCAGCGAATCCTCAACGGATGCCAGTCCAGTATCCAGCGGATCTTCAACCGACGCCAGTCCAGTATCCAGTGAATCCT CGACTGATGCCGACCCAACATCCAGCGAATCGTCTACCGACAGCGAAGTTGCAACTGAAGATTCTAGCGACAGCCAATCTCCATCCAGCACCCAAGGATCTACAGTTTCCTCAAGCTCCGCCTCTACTCCGGAAGTGGAAGAACCATCATCCACCACCGATTCGGACGAGTCGGAGGCTTCAACTTCTTCCGTCACCGAAGCTCCGGCCAACCACCACACGGTGCCCGAGATCGCCGCCTCCACATTGGAGACGGAAGCGCCCAGCACCGGCGACGAGACTTTCACCACCCCGTCGTCGGACATCAGCTCAATTCCGGGTGAGGGCAGTTGCTTGTTGAACAACGTCACCTACTCGAACGGAGCCGACGTTCCGGTGCCCAGCCCTTGCCAGCAATCCTGCAGCTGCGAGTCATCCATCATCCGCTGCGTCATTGTCGAGTGCGAGGAGAAACCCAACCACATGCCAAACTGCCGGCCCGTCTTCTCTCCCGACAAGTGCTGCCCGATGTTCGAATGCGACGACGAGGAGGATTTGGTCACCACCGTCATTCCGGAATCGTCATCATCCAGCTCGGCCACGGATTCTAGCGGAAGTCAAGTCGATTCGGCCACGGAAGGAGCGTCGTCTGCTGAGGAAGGATCAGGACAAGAAGTTACGGATGAACCTGCTTCCGGCTCGTTGAAACCATCGACGGAATCCGGATCGCCATCCACTGAAGATGATTCGACCGACCTGCCATCCGCTTCCACCACTGCCGAACCGGTTGCCGTCACTGACGCCGCATTGGTTTCCTCATCCGCTGGATCGGTCGATGTTGCTACTTCTACCACCTCGTCGCCAGCCGTCACTGAATCCGAAACGGAATCGTCGGAAGACGGAAGCTCAACGGATTTGACTCCAGTATCCAGCACAGATGGAACTGGTTCGTCTTCATCCGCCGGATCGGATTCTTCCAGCAAACCCGAACCAGTCGCCACTGAGGCCACTCCAGCCGAAAGCACCGAAGCGCCGGAAGTGCAAACTGATAAGCCCGAGGAATCGTCGACGGAAGAATCCAGCGCCTCTGTCGATCCAGCCGCCACGACTCAATCATCTGAAATTCCTTCCGGCTCTCAGGTATCCGTCGAGCCCACTTCCGCACCAGGCACTGGATCGCCTTCATCATCCGAAGCTGCCGGATCTGTGAGCACAGACTCTCCATCGACGGAATTGGTTTCCAGCACTGAAACATCCGAAGAGGAAATCCAGACGGAACCACCCGTAACCGCCAGTCCCACCATCGAATTGAGCGGCCCATCCACTGGATCTCCCACATCCGGTGAAAGTGATGCATCCGCTCAAACTCCCAGCTCAACATCCGCACCGGAATCGACTGAAACGATCAGCGAAACGGGTGGAGATTCAGGATCGACTGAATCATCGACCGACGAGTCCGTCGTTTCCGTCTCCACTTCCCAAGCTGGATCACTTGTCACCTCATCTCCGGACACCGAAACCAGCACCGGATCTGAAGGATCATCCTCCTCCGCGGAACCCGCCACTGAGACCTCTGAAGTTTCAGGATCAGTTTCCGAGTCTGGCGCCGGATCGTCGACTACCGAATCTTCTGCCGGAGTAGATACTGGAGCATTCACCACATCCGAACCTTCCGGAACGGAAGTATCATCCGCTGGAGAATCTGAGGGATCCACCGAAACATCTCAATCATCTACTGCTGGAACTCAACCCGAAACGACACCTGAATCCGCCGCTCCGCTAGAAACCACTTCAGCGCCCTCGGCTGTTTCAACCGAATCACCTTCCGCCGCTACAGATTCCGGAGTGATTCCGGATGAAGCAACTTCAACCAGAGAgccttcaacaacaacaactgaagGAATTTCTGTAGGATCTGAAACTGAAGCCCCTTCAACAGCCCATCCTGGCAGTTCAACAGCTGATCCATCGACCACGCTAGGTTCGATCGTAGGATCGGAAGCGACCGGATCTTTACCAACCGCAACGGAAGATTCCCAAGCTTCTGTCACTGGAGTAGAGTCTGACGTCTCCTCGACTTCTCAATCATCTTCAGGATCGACTGAGCCCTCCACTTCTTCTGGAGATGCTGGAGCTTCGCCGGAACCCACTGTTGATGTCGGAGATGTTTCTTCCACTTCGTCGGAATCCGCTGGAGTGACCGACCCCACCGATATTCTCATTTCCGATTCCAGTAAACCACCCAGGCCAACCCTGTCAGTTGGATCCAGTGGACCGACTGTAGCACCAAACCTCCCCACGGAAGCTTCATCCGCCGCAACGGAAGCCCCCTCATCATTCACAACTGGAGCTGAAACCGGATCTCAAGCGCCTTCCGATCTGGTCACCACCAGTCCAGCATCGTCTGAACCGATCACCACCAGTGCAGTACCTTCTGAGCTCGTCACTACAAGTCCAGCATCGTCTGAGCCAGTCACCACCAGTGCAGCACCTTCTGAGCCAGTCACTACGAGTCCAGCATCATCTGAGCCGATCACCACCAGTGCAGCACCATCCGATCCCATCACTACGAGTCCAGCATCGTCTGAGCCGGTCACCACCAGTGCAGCACCTTCTGAGCCAGTCACTACGAGTCCAGCATCGTCTGAGCCAGTCACCACAAGTGCAGCACCTTCCGATCCGGTCACAACCAGTTCAGCACCTTCCGAGCCAGTCAGCACCAGTGCAGCACCTTCCGTCGAATCCAGCCCAACAGTTTCTGAAATTCCGTTGAGCACCAGCAGCGTCGACTCCAGCAATTTGGAATTGTCATCACCCGAAACTTCTCCGGCCACTccggaagaagtagaagagcCGGAAATCGCTCCAGGCGCTTGCCTCTTTGACGGCAAAGTCTACGTCTCTGCCCAGCAGATCCCCCGCGACGACCACTGCGACTTCTGCTTCTGCTTCCGCGGCGACATCATCTGCCTCCAGCAATCCTGCCCGCCGCCCATTCCCGGCTGTCTGGAAGAGACCATCACTGGATTCTGCTGCCCGCGCTACGAGTGCCCCGTCCGTCAAGTGACGCACAACGTCACCTGGCATTCGGCCGATCaccgcaacaacaacccaaccgGACCCGGTGGACTGGCCAGCATTCCACAAGGATTCAACGTCGAGTTCAGCGATTCCGTCCAGGACGGCGATCAAGTCGAAGTGGAAGGATGTGAAATCAAGGGCGACTTCTACCGGTTTGGTGAGCTCGTCGGACCCGCTTCCGGCCCCTGCCTCGAGTGCCG ATGCGGCAAGGGCGGAATGATGGAGTGCGATCCGCGGGAGTGCCAGCCGGAGCCAACGCTGAGAAAAGTCATGGCCTTGGCGGCCACCCGCCGTCGCCGACACGTTGACGCCGACGGCCTCGTTTGGATCGGTGGCAAACCGAGAAGGCATTGA